CTGATGATGAGGCAAATCCCGTCATCGCGAAGGCTGAGCTGTGACAGCGAGCGAATTATAGTAGCGAAGTTCCTGATTCCACACTGCCGAGAAAAGCCTCTAGCGAGGAAAAAGGTGCCCGTACCGCAAACCGACACAGGTAGGCGAGGAGAGAATCCTAAGGTGAGCGAGAGAACTCTCGTTAAGGAACTCGGCAAAATGACCCCGTAACTTCGGGAGAAGGGGTGCTCTGGTAGGGTGCAAGCCCGAGAGAGCCGCAGTGAATAGGCCCAGGCGACTGTTTAGCAAAAACACAGGTCTCTGCGAAGCCGTAAGGCGAAGTATAGGGGCTGACGCCTGCCCGGTGCTGGAAGGTTAAGAGGAGTGCTTAGCGCAAGCGAAGGTGCGAATCGAAGCCCCAGTAAACGGCGGCCGTAACTATAACGGTCCTAAGGTAGCGAAATTCCTTGTCGGGTAAGTTCCGACCCGCACGAAAGGCGTAACGATCTGGGCACTGTCTCAACGAGAGACTCGGTGAAATTATAGTACCTGTGAAGATGCAGGTTACCCGCGACAGGACGGAAAGACCCCGTGGAGCTTTACTGTAGCCTGATATTGAATTTTGGTACAGCTTGTACAGGATAGGTAGGAGCCTTGGAAACCGGAGCGCCAGCTTCGGTGGAGGCATCGGTGGGATACTACCCTGGCTGTATTGAAATTCTAACCCGCGCCCCTTATCGGGGTGGGAGACAGTGTCAGGTGGGCAGTTTGACTGGGGCGGTCGCCTCCTAAAGAGTAACGGAGGCGCCCAAAGGTTCCCTCAGAATGGTTGGAAATCATTCGCAGAGTGTAAAGGCACAAGGGAGCTTGACTGCGAGACCTACAAGTCGAGCAGGGACGAAAGTCGGGCTTAGTGATCCGGTGGTTCCGCATGGAAGGGCCATCGCTCAACGGATAAAAGCTACCCCGGGGATAACAGGCTTATCTCCCCCAAGAGTCCACATCGACGGGGAGGTTTGGCACCTCGATGTCGGCTCATCGCATCCTGGGGCTGTAGTCGGTCCCAAGGGTTGGGCTGTTCGCCCATTAAAGCGGTACGCGAGCTGGGTTCAGAACGTCGTGAGACAGTTCGGTCCCTATCCGTCGTGGGCGCAGGAAATTTGAGAGGAGCTGTCCTTAGTACGAGAGGACCGGGATGGACGCACCGCTGGTGTACCAGTTGTCTTGCCAAAGGCATCGCTGGGTAGCTATGTGCGGAAGGGATAAGTGCTGAAAGCATCTAAGCATGAAGCCCCCCTCGAGATGAGATTTCCCATCACGTAAGTGAGTAAGATCCCTAGAAGATGACTAGGTAGATAGGTCAGAGATGGAAGCATGGCGACATGTGGAGTTGACTGATACTAATCGATCGAGGACTTAACCACAAAGAGTCATTATTTTAATGAACAACATTGGTCGATATTCGGCTTTCTTGACATCAATTCTTTATCTAGTTTTGAAGGAACAACCCCTTCAATTGAATATTCGTCTGGTGATAATGGCGAAGAGGTCACACCCGTTCCCATGCCGAACACGGAAGTTAAGCTCTTCAGCGCCGATGGTAGTTGGGGGATCTCCCCCTGTGAGAGTAGGACGTCGCCAGGCAAATAGGGAAAAGAGTAGCTCTTGGGAGTTACTCTTTTTTGTTTTGATTTTCGTTTGATGCCGCATGAAAAATTACAATCCCGCATGAAAAACTCACTTCCCGCACGATTATCATCAATCCGGCTCGATCCCCTCCAAATCCCGCACGATTCCTGGATTCAACGAAGAATCCCACTACTTACATTCGGAGAAGTTGACTTCTTCTTCTATAAGCTCTACGATAATAGTAAATAGAGGATTGATTCGAAAGGGTGGTACTCTTGCAGGGATCTGGCACTACGATTGATCAGTTTTTAACATGGCTTGAACATGAAGGAAAATCATCAAATACCATCTCGACTTACCATCAGGAGCTTAGGAAATATGAGAAGTGGCTCCAGGAGAATCACAGAGAACTAGTGGATATTACTCATTGTGATGTTCAGGAGTACATTTCATTTTTGGAAGAGAAGGGAAAGAGCCCGGTCACGACGGATAAAATTTTGGGAGTGATCCGTACTTTTTCTAAATTTCTAAAGAAACCTGACATTACGTTTGATATAAAGATCAAGCAAGGAACCAAAAAAGATGAAATAGAATCGCTCTCTAAAGAAGAGTGCGAGGTGCTTTTAAGAGAAGTACGAGAAAGTGCAAATGAAAGAAATATAGCGATTGTGTATATGCTGCTTCATACGGGCATAAGGGTATCGGAGCTTTGTGCGCTAGATATAGCTGATATTGATTTGGAAACGAAGCAGGTAAGCATTTCGGATACTCATGGGGCTGACCGGATTATTCCCCTGTCGGAAGAGGTGGTGCAATCCCTTTCTGACTACATGGAGGCTGTCCAGCCGCAGGAAGCCCTGTTCGTTTCCAAAACGAATGAGCGGTTAACCGAGAGATCGGTCCAGTATATGCTTAAAAAGTATCACACCAATGCCCAAAAGCTGCGTCACACGTTTTGCCAGCATTTAATCGATCAAGGTGTCAGTCTTGAAATCGTATCCAAGCTCGCGGGTCACAGGGACAATAATGTGACGAAAAGGTATGCGAAGTCACGGGTCTCTGAAACGGAATTTGAACATGCAATCCGACGCACTTTTTCAAAGGATTGTTGATTAGTGATTGTTACTGATATTGCCCTGAAAGTCAGCTGCAATCTTTGAAGGATGTAACAAGGGTCAGATCGTAAAGTAGAAGAACTTCTGTATTAAGGAGTTCTTTTTTTACTTTCATAAAGTAGCAGGAGATTCCTTTTTTAATTGATGAGCAATTTTGTTCCAACGAATAATGATATAATTGGTATTCTACTAACTTGTTTTTAACGTATTGGGAGGATTTATGTTCACGTCTATACTATTATTATTCTCGGCACTTCTTTCCCTGGCTGGATGGGGAATGTTTTCTCTCTATAAGATGAAAGTTCATCCTGCCTTTATTCCTCTATTTCTATTTTCAGTTGTCACGACGGTACTGTTCTGTGCCGGGTTGATTCATCATATGCCATTGGCTGCGAATATCATCTATTATTCCGGTTTAGTACTATGTTTGATTTATTTCATATTATTCTTTTTCAAGAAGATCGAGGTGCAGCGTTTGCTGCATCCTTCGCTTATCTTTTTTTCCTTGGCTGTTCTGTTTGTCATGCTTTATATGAAAGGGTCCGTTTTTTTAAACTATGATGATTTCAGTCATTGGGGACTGGTGCTGAAAGAGATTGTAAGGCTTGATGGGCTGCCGGATGCGAGTACGCTGGTGACGTTTCAGAACTATCCGCCTGGAAGTGCCGTGTTCATTTACTATTTTCTCCATCGCTTGGGGTTTCATGAAAGTGTGGCCCTGATGGCACAGGGATTCATGACGATGGCTTGCTTCACCGTGCTTTTTACGTGGAGTTCATGGAAAAAGCCATGGACGATCATCCTTTCCTCGGTGATTGCTTTTACCCTCTTATTGGTGAATGCGAAAATCTTCTACAGTTTACTGGTGGATATTATTCTGGGGGCAGTGGCTTTGGCGATCCCTATCATCGCTTATTATTACCGTAAAGATTGGAAGAGACTGCTGCTTGTGAATCTTCCGATTGTGATTTTCTTAATTTTATTGAAAGATAGTGGAAAGGTCTTTCTGCTATTTAACGGGATTGCTATGTTAGGGATCCTGATTGCCTCTCACCGGGAGGGAATTGTAAAGAGGATCGATATGGTCATGTCTTATGCTTCGCTCTTTCTACTGATGGTGCTTCCTTTATTGGTGAATGTGCTCTGGCACACGTATACGTTGCAAGCGTATAGTGAGAGTTACGGAAATAATAAATTTGCCATTACGGAAGAGAAGCTTCAGGATATCGGGAAATCGGAGCAGTTTATGGCAGGCTTCGACGGAATGATGCTGGACGCGGCGTTGAATCCTATGTCGTCGCCTCACGTCATGCTCTTATTGGTGGTCAATCTGATTGCCCTCCTGTTGATGGTCCGATTGAAGCGCAAAACCCCTAATGAACTGGTGGCTTCGTTTATCCTCTTTAATCTCTTTTATGTGCTGTATATGTGTTCCCTCTATTACATGTATGTCTTTCTGATGCCTGAGAATGAAGCATCAAGGCTTGCAGGCTTCAACCGTTATCAGTCGACCATCACCGTGTATGCAGCGGGCATGCTCATGACGGTGGTTGCTTATGTATGGAGCAATTATGTGGAATCCGTTAAAAAGGTAACGGGCTTTCTACTGGCAGCCTGTTTCCTCATCCCCTATCTGGGGCATTTGGAAGTATTGGTGACGAGGCCTGAAGCGCATGTTGAGCTTAGGGGTGCCGTGAAAGAGTTCTCTTCTGTGATTAAAACTTCCGGGGTATCGAAACCCATGATTACCTATTATAGTCCCGGAAGTGCCGGTGATGGAGGATATTTCAGCTATTTGATCCGGTATGAACACTTATCGAAGAACTATTCTTTCATCAAGGGGGCCGAAACCGAAAGTCAACTCTCTTATTTGAAAAAAGTATTGATGAAATCGGATTTTCTGATGGTGCTCGAAGGCGACGAAGATATAAAAGCTGGATTAGCCCCGTACACCGAAAATGAGATTTCCGAAGGTGTGTACCGTGTTAAGCATAAGAATGGGATGTTTGAATTGGTGCCGGAGCGTTAGTGAAATGGAGTCTATCTATTGAATATGGATAGGCTCTTTTTTTTGATGCATATTGCGCAAAACCAATGGAAAACGGGGTATTTTGTCGTAACTTTTCGAACCGGCATCTACACGTATATACAAATTCTGTATTCTCTCTGGTCTATCATATGACTCATAGACTTTATGATATGGGGGATGAGGATGAGGAAGTTTTTGTTAGGGGTTTTGGCCATTGTTACATTATCTACATTGGCAGGAGGGAAATATCATTGGGATCAAAGAGTCGAGGCCGTTCAGTTTAACGGTCAAAAAGAAGAGGTAGTCAGCGTTCAGGGGGATGGAGAGGAAGAAAAGAAAGAGAAGGCAGAGAAAGAGAGAAAGAGACTGTTACAACTGGATAAGGTGAATTATCTTCCGCCGGAGTTGAAGGAGACGTTCAAGAAGAAGATTGAAAAGAATGAATCCGTGCACCTGATGATCATTGGGTCCTCCTCTACTTCCGGGGATAATGGGGCATGGCCGAAAGAACTGGAAAAGGCGCTTCTCGACACGTACGGTCAGGATCTGATAAAGGTGACATGTAAAGAAATCGCCGAAAAGACTTCACAACAGGTTGTGAAGGAGGGAATACATAAACCACTGGCTGAAATGAAGCCGGATATTCTTTTGCTGGAACCCTTTTTACTGTATGACAATGGGGAAATAAGGATGCCGGAACGCCTTAAGAATCTTGAGACGATCCTTTCAGATTTCAAGAAACAGAATCCTGACATCACCTTCATCATCCAGCCGGCCAATCCCATCTCGGGTGCCTACTATTATCCTCAGGAAGAAGCCGACTTAGAGAAGTTTTCCAGAGAGAGAAAGTATGTGTATCTTAACCACTGGGATGCATGGCCCGATCACAGAAGCACAGAGTTAAAGGACTATTTAACAGATGAAAATATACCTAATGAAAAAGGAAATAAGGTATGGCTTGATTACTTGATGAAGTATTTTGTAAGGAA
The DNA window shown above is from Rossellomorea vietnamensis and carries:
- a CDS encoding tyrosine-type recombinase/integrase — protein: MQGSGTTIDQFLTWLEHEGKSSNTISTYHQELRKYEKWLQENHRELVDITHCDVQEYISFLEEKGKSPVTTDKILGVIRTFSKFLKKPDITFDIKIKQGTKKDEIESLSKEECEVLLREVRESANERNIAIVYMLLHTGIRVSELCALDIADIDLETKQVSISDTHGADRIIPLSEEVVQSLSDYMEAVQPQEALFVSKTNERLTERSVQYMLKKYHTNAQKLRHTFCQHLIDQGVSLEIVSKLAGHRDNNVTKRYAKSRVSETEFEHAIRRTFSKDC
- a CDS encoding SGNH/GDSL hydrolase family protein; translation: MRKFLLGVLAIVTLSTLAGGKYHWDQRVEAVQFNGQKEEVVSVQGDGEEEKKEKAEKERKRLLQLDKVNYLPPELKETFKKKIEKNESVHLMIIGSSSTSGDNGAWPKELEKALLDTYGQDLIKVTCKEIAEKTSQQVVKEGIHKPLAEMKPDILLLEPFLLYDNGEIRMPERLKNLETILSDFKKQNPDITFIIQPANPISGAYYYPQEEADLEKFSRERKYVYLNHWDAWPDHRSTELKDYLTDENIPNEKGNKVWLDYLMKYFVRK